Proteins co-encoded in one Streptomyces sp. NBC_01283 genomic window:
- a CDS encoding PrsW family intramembrane metalloprotease, with product MSQRLDTPASRPPGPDGNGPDSNGPDGNGPAPQMRPGLWKRCLWGGLALWLLTAVITYATKNTNLLPTLILLGSFLVPAVFVLWAYERDGRDLGLGVLLNCFIVGGVLGVLGASVMEYYLLHPSLWIFLGVGLIEEAVKLVALMLVLRRFRQIRGLRAGLVLGAAVGFGFAAFESSGYAFNAAVTMRGLDLRSLLETEILRGLLAPFGHGLWTAIAGGVLLKFREPGGRFRFTGPVIATYLGVSLLHALWDSMHGIAIWLVARITSTGLDPALFAQGYIPTPTEQQKHLFTLFSDGGLVLVSLAGIGWLLSLSRAVRGGGGGGARGRGRRPTYASGPPPG from the coding sequence ATGAGCCAGAGGTTGGACACGCCGGCGAGTCGGCCCCCGGGCCCGGACGGCAACGGCCCGGACAGCAACGGCCCGGACGGCAACGGCCCCGCCCCGCAGATGCGGCCCGGCCTCTGGAAGCGCTGCCTCTGGGGCGGCCTCGCCCTCTGGCTGCTCACGGCCGTCATCACCTACGCCACGAAGAACACCAACCTCCTGCCCACCCTCATCCTCCTGGGCAGCTTCCTCGTCCCGGCCGTCTTCGTGCTCTGGGCCTACGAGCGGGACGGACGCGACCTCGGCCTCGGCGTGCTGCTCAACTGCTTCATCGTCGGCGGTGTGCTCGGGGTGCTCGGCGCGTCCGTCATGGAGTACTACCTCCTGCACCCCTCCCTGTGGATCTTCCTGGGCGTCGGTCTGATCGAGGAGGCCGTCAAGCTGGTCGCGCTGATGCTGGTCCTGCGCCGCTTCCGGCAGATCCGCGGCCTGCGCGCCGGTCTGGTGCTCGGCGCCGCCGTCGGGTTCGGCTTCGCGGCCTTCGAGAGTTCCGGGTACGCCTTCAACGCCGCCGTCACGATGCGCGGCCTCGACCTGCGTTCGCTCCTGGAGACCGAGATCCTGCGCGGGCTCCTCGCCCCCTTCGGGCACGGCCTGTGGACCGCGATCGCGGGCGGGGTGCTCCTCAAGTTCCGTGAGCCGGGCGGGCGGTTCCGCTTCACGGGGCCGGTCATCGCCACGTATCTCGGTGTCTCGCTGCTGCACGCGCTGTGGGACTCGATGCACGGCATCGCCATCTGGCTCGTCGCGAGGATCACCAGCACCGGGCTCGACCCCGCGCTCTTCGCGCAGGGCTACATCCCCACCCCCACCGAGCAGCAGAAGCACCTGTTCACGCTCTTCTCCGACGGCGGGCTCGTCCTCGTCTCGCTCGCCGGGATCGGCTGGCTGCTCTCGCTCTCGCGTGCGGTGCGGGGTGGTGGTGGCGGTGGTGCGCGGGGCAGGGGGCGTCGTCCTACGTACGCGAGTGGCCCGCCACCGGGATGA